TCTTCTCAAGATGAATAATCCCAACACTGCCTTCATGTTTGGCTCCAAGATGGTACCAACAACAAAACAGTTGCCAAAGCTACAACAGCAACAACGAACACTGGAGAACAAAACTTCCCTCGAGTTTGACCTGAGTCTTGAAGTGGATCGATCGTAGCTGGGCAAGAGACTATGCTTGGGGTACAGAGATTTGGGTTTCCAGTGAATGAGCTGTCCTTAAACAAGAAACACTGCCCACCACTAGGAATTCTTCCCACAAAACTATTGTAGGATAGATTGAGGATTACGAGGCTTGTCATGGAGCAAATTTCATTTGGTATATGCCCAATAAGTCGGTTATGAGCAAGATCAAGAGTGCTGAGAATCTTCAAACGACTAATATCCTCTGGAATTTCCCCGGAGAGACTGTTTTGACTAAAATCGATGGATGAAAGTGAAGTACAACGAGATATTGAAGTTGGAATCTCACCGCTGAAGTTGTTTGAAGTGAAGTTAATCTTTGACAATGTATCTATATCAAAGATTTCGCTAGGAATCTCACCTTGAAATGTATTCCTACCCAGAAATAAAGCTTGCAAGCTTTTAAGATTTCCAATTGATGGAGGGATTTTTCCTGTGATTTTATTGTTGGATAGATCAAGAATTCCAAGTGAGTCCCCTGAAATGTTGGAGGGAAGCTCGCCAGAGATATTGTTGTTGCTAACCTCAATAATTTGCACTAGGGGTAAGTTAAAAATCCCAGCAGCAATCGTCCCATTGAATAAGTTCTTCTGAATTCGGAGTTTCACTAGCGACTTACAAGCACCAAGCTCCTCGGGAATTGGTCCAGAAAAGAAATTGTCCATCAAAATCAATGTCTTCAACTTCCCTCCTTCACATAAATCTCGTGGAATCGGACCAGTAAGTTGGTTAGATGTGACATCAAGAACTTCAAGTTTTCCATTCTGACCTAGGTTCTTTGGGAGTTCAGACGTAAAGTTGTTCTCCCATATCTGAAACACCTTAATATTTGGAAGGTCACCAAAAAACGCAGGAATTCCACCGGAAAGTTTATTTTTGAACAGATTGATTAGATTGATATTTGTTAGTTGTGAGAAGCTTTCTGGGATCTCTCCAGTAAGTTTGTTAAATGAAAAGTCTAGCATTtccaaattgatcaaatcagAGAGTTCAGAAGGTATATTACCCGTGAGCTCGTTGAATTGTAGAAACAATGCTTCCAAGTTCTTCAAAAGGCCTAGACTCTTAGGAATCTCGCCCGTAAGGTTACAATTCGCCATGTCGAGGCGTTGAAGCGAACTCAAGGATCCAAGCTCCTCTGGAATACCTCCTTCAAAAGCATTGTAGTACCCAACAAGCAATTTTTTGAGATTCTTTAACCTACCCAGCCTCGCTGGGATCTTGCCGGTAAGTGAATTGCAGTTCAAGCCCAAGAATTCGAGGCTCTGAATCTCGGAGTAACTATCTGGAATTGGCCCAGAAAAATAGCTCCCGCCAAGACTAAGATGCTTGAGATTTTTCAAGTTCACGAGCTCTGTAGGAAGTGGCCCAGAAAAATTGTTGTTGTAAGTGTCAAGAATCTCAAGCTCTGTCATTCGCAGGGTTATTTCTCCGGGAAAGTTTCCGTAGAAAACGTTATTGGAGACATTGAGGACCTTGAGTGACGTAAGGTTTGCCATCTCCATAGGAAGCATCCCCGTGAGACTGTCTGCAGAGAGTGTTAAACTGACCAGCTTGTTCAATAGCCCAATCTCAGGCGAAATGAAACCGAAGAGAGGTGTGCTAGACACGTTCAAAGAAATGACTCGTGAATCCTGGTCACAGGAAATTCCGGAGAAGGAACAATGTGCTGTTGGAGACAACGAGGGTTTCCAGTCATCCATGCCCGAGCCTTTGGGTCCAATCATTGAGGACTTGAGCTTCAAAAGTACTTCAAGGTCACCACAGCGCGAAGTAGAAAAGCATACTGTGAAAAGAAAGATAATTAAAGTAAAGTGGAGGCGATTACAAGTGAAAAAGCTTCTCATTTTGTAAAGGATGACTAAAATGCTATACATGCTGGTTATCACCATGCAGTTCAATGAAAATGGGTATTGTATTCTGTATTATGAGTTTACAACATTTTCTCTGTAGCTCTCACCTGCTGGAATATGGCCCTATTTAAATGATGATTCCCTCGCAGGTTTAACAGAAATTAATTTCTTGGATTCTTTTAAATAAtggattaaaaaagaagaataactttaaaagcacatttcttttccaaaagaaaaagtggTCAAAAACATGAAGGGAAGCCACCGCAAGTCTTCACCttaaggctttttttttgtttttttttggggttaacCAAAAATGAGTTGGGGGGACCTGCATGGCTACCCTGTCGGGGCATTACCATGTAATGGATAGGGCACCTTAAGGCTTTAACCATAAAGTAAAATTTGACACAAagttcttttttgaaaaataaattacttttttttcctgcaGCTTATATACAtcatatttaatgaaaaatatatttcttaataaattttatgttaatgtgtgaaaaaaactaaaattagtttattattaaaaagttAACAGCTAAAatatttgcacaaaaaaaaagcaaaaaattaagcaaatgcCTAAGGCATTACTTAAGTATGCAAACAAAGgatcttatttctttttcaaaagaaaaagtggtCAAAAGAAGACGCATATCCACTGCACCTTTAAGGCTTTAaccttgaaaaacaaaaataagattttttagtATCACAAACAAAGGACTTCATTTACTATCCATGAAGCTAATTTTGTCTTATCCTTGTAATTAATCTAATAATCTTACTGCCAAAGGCCACGTTTTTTGTTTggcccttttttttattcacttttttttaaagtgcttattttaaaatataactgTATCTTTAATCAATTTTTCTAGTATAAAAAAGAGCCATGAGTATAACTACAatgtttttggtttattcaatttcCACTGttattccttcttcttttttggtggtaaaatcATCCTTTAAAATTGCTTatttaataacaataaaatatcaatagaacaaattgttacaatattttcgcAATTGTTTAGGTGTTAATTCATTAtatgccaaaataaaataacaaaatattatactagaaacaaccacaactaaaaataaaggtattgtgaaaagaATCTTAAAAAATGTTCTTGAAGTCGCAAGCAAGAAGTTTGTGAGAAGGACTTTAGAA
This genomic stretch from Castanea sativa cultivar Marrone di Chiusa Pesio chromosome 1, ASM4071231v1 harbors:
- the LOC142609423 gene encoding uncharacterized protein LOC142609423 codes for the protein MVITSMYSILVILYKMRSFFTCNRLHFTLIIFLFTVCFSTSRCGDLEVLLKLKSSMIGPKGSGMDDWKPSLSPTAHCSFSGISCDQDSRVISLNVSSTPLFGFISPEIGLLNKLVSLTLSADSLTGMLPMEMANLTSLKVLNVSNNVFYGNFPGEITLRMTELEILDTYNNNFSGPLPTELVNLKNLKHLSLGGSYFSGPIPDSYSEIQSLEFLGLNCNSLTGKIPARLGRLKNLKKLLVGYYNAFEGGIPEELGSLSSLQRLDMANCNLTGEIPKSLGLLKNLEALFLQFNELTGNIPSELSDLINLEMLDFSFNKLTGEIPESFSQLTNINLINLFKNKLSGGIPAFFGDLPNIKVFQIWENNFTSELPKNLGQNGKLEVLDVTSNQLTGPIPRDLCEGGKLKTLILMDNFFSGPIPEELGACKSLVKLRIQKNLFNGTIAAGIFNLPLVQIIEVSNNNISGELPSNISGDSLGILDLSNNKITGKIPPSIGNLKSLQALFLGRNTFQGEIPSEIFDIDTLSKINFTSNNFSGEIPTSISRCTSLSSIDFSQNSLSGEIPEDISRLKILSTLDLAHNRLIGHIPNEICSMTSLVILNLSYNSFVGRIPSGGQCFLFKDSSFTGNPNLCTPSIVSCPATIDPLQDSGQTRGKFCSPVFVVAVVALATVLLLVPSWSQT